Within the Candidatus Deferrimicrobiaceae bacterium genome, the region TCACGGGAGGCCCCTCCGACTGATTATCTGCCTGTTTGCCGACCTTCCTCTTCCGGAACGCCAGCACCTGGACCAAGGGCCACCTCGTACAAATTTGCCTGACTCCAAAGGGAAGCAAAATATGTACCGCAATACCCCGTGATTTCTCCCGCAGATATATGCGTTGGATATTCAAATACATTGAGAAGTAAAAGAGATAAAACAAAGGAAGACCAGTATCCAATCCTGATAGCATGCCGGGAAGAATGGTAAATTTTTTTCTGCTTGGGGGAGGGAAATGCCCCCACGATTTCCCACGAGCCGGCTCCATGCAGCGAAAAATGCCCGGTTCCTGCAACCCGATGGCATTGCGGTGAATCTCCAGAAGGACACCGGGACCCGGCTTGCGGTCCCTTGCCAAGGAGGAAAGAGATGCGGCGATATTGGATCGCGGGCGTTGCCGCCCTTGTTTTCGCGCTCCCTGCGGCGGTTTCCGCGGAAACGTGGAAATTGGATCCCGAGCATACGGGGGTCCATTTCAAGGTGCGCCATCTGATGGTTTCCTATGTGCGGGGCGAATTCGATAAGGTGTCGGGGAAGATCGTCTACGACGAGCAGGACATCTCCCGGTCCTCGGCGGAGATCACCATCGACGCCGCCTCCATCAACACCCGCGTCGCCAAGCGCGACAACCACCTGAAAAGCCCCGATTTCCTGGATGTCGCCAATCACCCCCATCTCGTCTTCCGATCGAAGAAGGTGGAAAAGGCGGGCGCCGGGAAGCTCCGGATGACCGGAGATCTGACGATTCGCGGGGTGACCAGGGAGGTCGTGCTGGAGATCGAGGGGCCGACCGCG harbors:
- a CDS encoding YceI family protein; its protein translation is MRRYWIAGVAALVFALPAAVSAETWKLDPEHTGVHFKVRHLMVSYVRGEFDKVSGKIVYDEQDISRSSAEITIDAASINTRVAKRDNHLKSPDFLDVANHPHLVFRSKKVEKAGAGKLRMTGDLTIRGVTREVVLEIEGPTAKIKDLQGNTRVGGSAFTKIKRDDFGLTWNKAIEAGGVVVGNEVEITIDIELVQET